A DNA window from Brassica napus cultivar Da-Ae chromosome A4, Da-Ae, whole genome shotgun sequence contains the following coding sequences:
- the LOC106447547 gene encoding protein EARLY RESPONSIVE TO DEHYDRATION 15-like has protein sequence MAMVSGRRSTLNPNAPLFVPAAVRQVEDFSPEWWQLVTTSTWYHDYWISQHQGADGFYDNGESQEVDVADLLPESFDFDDIEDVFESEFDHQGYGGYVGQQMYHAPSDFGLGKNGEMVRKSSGNRSPRSIVEPAKYAEKPAKWGNQKVAPRNIHQPR, from the exons ATGGCGATGGTTTCAGGAAGACGTTCTACGCTAAACCCCAACGCGCCTCTCTTTGTCCCAGCAGCCGTTAGACAAGTGGAAGATTTCTCTCCGGAGTGGTGGCAGTTGGTGACGACCTCGACTTGGTACCATGACTACTGGATCAGCCAGCACCAAGGAGCTGACGGATTCTACGACAACGGAGAGAGTCAAGAAGTCGATGTAGCTGATCTTCTTCCGGAGTCGTTTGATTTCGATGACATTGAAGATGTCTTCGAATCCGAGTTTGATCATCAAGGTTACGGTGGATATGTTGGACAACAGATGTATCATGCACCTTCTGACTTTG GTTTAGGGAAGAATGGTGAGATGGTGAGGAAATCGAGTGGGAACAGGAGTCCTAGGTCGATTGTTGAACCGGCGAAGTATGCAGAGAAGCCAGCCAAATGGGGGAACCAGAAGGTTGCTCCACGAAACATTCACCAGCCTCGTTGA
- the LOC106447549 gene encoding glycosyltransferase-like At2g41451 gives MASGLYSSSKPSLSSSSSSFSWLFLLLTLLPLSLACFAFLLQWPGGINDWFTDNYPFPGMSPISKKSSDSGCVSLLGQSHATSFPYLKDLNLDHKIDLKPKICITTSTSAGLEQTLPWIFYHKVIGVSTFYLFVEGTAASPNVSRVLETIPGVNVIYRTRELEEEQAKSRIWNETWLHKFFYKPCNYELFVKQNLNMEMAITMARDDGIDWILHLDTDELVHPSGASEYSLRSLFREVPADVDAVIFVNYESSVERDDIKEPFTEVSMFKKNYEHVPRDVYFENFKEATHGNKNYFLTYGNGKSAARIQDHLRPNGAHRWYNYKKIPNFIYLDEAAVLHYTYSRFSDLTSRRDRCGCKPTREDVKRCFMLEFDRAAFIIASSSTSEEMLQWYREHVVWTDEKLKLKLLKEGILTRIYAPMVIIQELREAGVFTSVVTSAHMSFSNKSSISRESSSSQATVRKVLEFDDTNDLVCESKVDSAVPPQSPPSV, from the exons ATGGCGTCTGGTCTCTACTCCTCCTCAAAACCAtctctgtcttcttcttcatcatctttttCGTGGCTGTTCTTGCTATTGACCCTTCTTCCTCTCTCCTTAGCCTGCTTTGCCTTCCTCCTCCAGTGGCCAGGAGGAATCAACGATTGGTTTACTGATAACTATCCATTCCCAGGAATGTCCCCAATCTCCAAGAAAAGTTCTGACTCAGGCTGCGTTTCTCTTCTTGGTCAGAGCCATGCTACATCGTTTCCTTATCTCAAAGACTTGAATCTTGACCACAAGATTGATCTGAAACCTAAG aTATGTATAACTACCAGCACTTCAGCTGGATTAGAACAAACATTGCCATGGATATTCTATCACAAGGTCATTGGAGTTTCAACCTTTTATCTATTTGTTGAAGGCACTGCTGCTTCCCCAAATGTCTCTCGTGTTTTGGAGACTATTCCA ggtGTAAACGTTATATACAGGACAAGAGAACTCGAAGAAGAGCAGGCTAAAAG CCGGATTTGGAATGAGACTTGGTTACATAAATTTTTCTACAAACCATGTAACTACGAGTTATTCGTCAAACAAAACTTGAATATGGAAATGGCTATCACCATGGCTAGG GATGATGGTATTGACTGGATACTGCATCTGGACACTGACGAGCTTGTGCATCCTTCTGGAGCCAGTGAATACTCGTTAAGAAGTCTCTTCAGAGAGGTTCCTGCAGATGTGGACGCGGTTATCTTTGTAAATTAC GAGAGCAGTGTTGAGAGAGATGATATCAAGGAACCTTTCACTGAG gTGTCAATGTTCAAGAAGAACTATGAACATGTTCCAAGAGATGTCTACTTTGAAAACTTTAAAGAAGCAACTCATGGcaataaaaactattttctcACATATGGAAATGGAAAATCTGCTGCTAGGATTCAAGATCATCTACGTCCTAATGGTGCTCATCGATGGTATAACTACAAGAAGATCCCCAA TTTCATTTACCTAGATGAAGCAGCAGTTCTGCACTACACTTACTCAAGATTTTCAGATCTTACTTCAAGACGCGACCGATGTGGATGCAAACCAACTAGAGAGGATGTCAAGAGATGTTTCATGCTAGAGTTTGACAGAGCA GCATTCATCATTGCTTCATCATCAACTTCAGAGGAAATGCTTCAATGGTACAGAGAACATGTTGTATGGACTGATgaaaaactcaaactcaaacttCTCAAGGAGGGTATCCTGACTCGCATCTATGCACCAATGGTTATAATCCAAGAGCTAAGAGAAGCAGGTGTTTTCACCTCAGTGGTGACCTCAGCTCACATGTCTTTCTCAAACAAATCAAGCATTTCTAgagaatcatcatcatctcaagCAACTGTTAGGAAAGTGTTGGAGTTTGATGACACTAATGATCTTGTTTGTGAATCTAAAGTAGATTCAGCCGTACCACCTCAATCTCCTCCAAGTGTTTAA
- the LOC106447548 gene encoding DNA-(apurinic or apyrimidinic site) endonuclease, chloroplastic: MNKVLQLGLQSSVVQAAKFLVVVPFRSLRFGSSIVSVRVGTSSFNKRLMSNATSKSVPLSINNSKGKPMKRSDNDIEAMTVQELRATLRKLGLPVKGLKKELISTLKLHMDNSSQDESSGAEKMETTSSTLSESVTIKRKTRNQEEADDDYYGNDNGEKKVKQSTEKNLKVKVSSKEEEASLTIVVSSSNQSEPWTVLAHKKPEKDWKAYNPKTMRPPSLPEGTKSVKIMTWNVNGLRALLKLESFSALQLAQREDFDVLCLQETKIQVKDVEEIKKALIEGYDHSYWSCSVSKLGYSGTAIISRIKPLSVRYGTGLSGSDHDTEGRIVTAEFESFYLINTYVPNSGDGLKRLSYRVEEWDRTLSNYIKELEKTKPVVLTGDLNCAHEEIDIYNPAGNKRSAGFTIEERQSFGENFLEKGFVDTFRKQHPGVVGYTYWGYRSGARKTNRGWRLDYFLVSESIAGNVHDSYILPDISGSDHCPIGIILKL, translated from the exons ATGAACAAGGTTCTTCAGTTAGGTCTCCAGAGCTCCGTCGTCCAAGCCGCCAA GTTTCTGGTGGTGGTGCCCTTTAGGAGCTTAAGATTTGGTTCATCAATCGTTAGTGTTAGAGTAGGAACAAGCAGTTTCAACAAGAGGCTTATGTCAAATGCTACATCAAAGTCTGTACCTTTATCCATCAACAACAGCAAGGGAAAGCCAATGAAG CGAAGTGATAATGACATTGAGGCAATGACGGTTCAAGAACTTAGAGCCACATTGAG GAAACTTGGACTACCTGTGAAGGGACTCAAAaaggaacttatctcaactttaaaacttcatatgGACAACAGTTCACAAG ATGAAAGTTCTGGTGCAGAGAAAATGGAGACCACTTCATCCACCCTTTCAGAGAGTGTCACTATCAAAAGAAAAACCAGAAACCAGGAAGAGGCTGATGATGATTATTATGGCAATGACAATGGAGAGAAGAAAGTTAAACAGTCCACTGAGAAAAACTTGAAAGTGAAAGTTTCTTCAAAAGAGGAAGAAGCATCACTGACCATTGTCGTCTCATCCTCCAATCAAAGTGAACCGTGGACGGTACTTGCTCATAAGAAGCCTGAGAAAGACTGGAAAGCTTATAACCCAAAGACAATGAGACCTCCTTCTCTACCAGAAGGCACCAAGTCTGTGAAGATTATGACTTGGAATGTTAATGGACTGAGAGCATTGTTGAAGTTAGAGAGCTTCTCTGCTCTTCAGCTTGCACAAAGAGAAGATTTCGATGTGTTGTGCTTGCAGGAGACTAAAATCCAG GTGAAGGATGTTGAGGAGATCAAGAAAGCACTTATTGAAGGCTATGATCATAGTTACTGGTCCTGCAGCGTCTCAAAACTTGGTTACTCTGGAACTGCTATTATCTCACGG ATAAAACCACTCTCGGTTAGATATGGTACTGGTCTATCTGGATCAGACCATGACACGGAAGGACGCATTGTGACTGCAGAGTTTGAATCATTCTACTTGATAAACACTTATGTTCCTAACTCTGGAGATGGCTTGAAAAGACTG TCATACAGGGTTGAAGAATGGGATCGAACCCTCAGCAATTACATCAAA GAGCTGGAGAAGACTAAACCTGTAGTCTTGACTGGTGATCTAAACTGTGCTCATGAAGAAATCGACATCTACAATCCTGCG GGGAACAAAAGAAGTGCTGGTTTCACAATAGAAGAAAGACAATCATTTGGAGAAAACTTCTTGGAGAAGGGCTTTGTGGATACTTTTAGAAAGCAGCATCCTGGTGTTGTTGGTTATACTTATTGGGGTTATCGCAGTGGTGCACGCAAAACCAATAGAG GATGGAGACTGGACTACTTCTTGGTGTCTGAATCGATTGCAGGCAATGTCCATGATTCTTACATTCTCCCTGATATCAGTGGCAGTGATCATTGCCCCATTGGCATTATTCTCAAGCTCTGA